GGCGATCCTGCTCGGGCGGGGCACCGACGCGCGGTGGCTGGTGATGGCCGGACTGGCGTTAATGGCCGCCGGCAACTTCTGGCTCAGTCGGATGAATCTGGACATCGGTCCGTGGGATGTGGTCTGGCCGCGGGTCGTGACGATCGCCGGCCTGTCGCTGGTGTTCACGCCGTTGACGGTGGCCGCGTACCAGAACATCCCGTTGCCCCTCCAGGGAGCAGCGGTCGGGGTATTTAGTCTGCTGCGAAACGAAGGGGGAAGTGTCGGAACGTCAGTGGCACAGACGATCGAGGAACGACGGGAGCAGTTCCACCTCTTACGCCTCAACGAGTTCTTGGACCCGTTGAACCCGGCCCTGGCGGACTATTTGGCGAATCTCCGTCCGGGACTCATTGCCAACGTCGGCGATCCGGTGACGGCCGACCAGCTGGGCTACCAAATCGTTGACAACCTCCGCCTTCAACAAGCGGCGTCACTATCGTATTTCGATGTGTTCCTGGCATTTGCGGCAGTCGCCGGGGTTCTCTGCCCGCTCATACTCCTGATGCGTCGTTCCGTCGCCAAGAAGGGTGCCCACCTCGTGGCCGACTGAATCGGCACTCGCTCGACCGAGGAAAAAAATCCGTGCCCCGATTTCGCTCGGGGCACGTGGATCGGACGATTTCCATTGCGAGAGCCGACTTGCGCGGCAGCGATCGAGAAGGGCCGTTATTCTTCGGCGTCGAGTATCTCACGAACCCGGGTCGTAAGAGTTGTCGGCGAGAATGGTTTGGGAAGGATCGCGGCTTGCTGGCCGGGGAGTCCGCTCGAGAGATCGGCCGAGGAGAATTGGCCCGAGATGTAAATCACGCGGACCATCGGGCGGTCCCCACGCAACTGGGCGACGAATTCGTCGGCCGGCAGTCCGGGCATCCGCACGTCGGTAATCGTCAGATGAATCGTGCCTTTGTAGCCGCGGGCGAGCGCGAGCGCTTCGTGGCCGTTACAGGCGTCCAGGACCGTGTACCCGCGGGTCTGCAGCGCCCGTGTGATCAACGTCCGGATCATTCGTTCGTCGTCGACCACCAGGATCACTTCGGTCGCGATCCTGGTCTTGGTGCCCGCTACGGATGGATCGGTGACACAGGTGCCGCGAGAAGCCTGCGCCTGCTTGGCGGGCTCGCGACCGGTCACAAAATCACTCAAAGCATCGGCGGCTCTTCCGTGAAGGTGGCCCATAGTGGTCGTCTGCCCATTCCGGCGCCCCCTCGGCTAACCGGGTTGGTGGAAGAGACTCGCGCGGGCGGTTATGAGAGCCGGGCGTTAGGCTCTCATACAACGGCAGCCGGGCGAACTCACACGACGTTGGCCACACGCTCCGAGCGCGAAGCGGTTGGTTAGGGAGACAACCGCTTTCAGGGCAGCACTCGAGGTGCGATTCCCTGGACCAACGCGTCTATTCACTCTAAATGAGATTGTCGGTGCGTGTCGGAAAAAAACTGATGATCTGTCGCATTTCTCGACACTTTGTTCTTCTCATTTGGTTATCACATTGATTTGTCTCACCCGCCCTCACTGCCCGTATTGACGCAGGCGGGCGAGCGGTGGTACTGGATAGCGGTTTGGCAGCGGTGCGCCCGGGTGGGCCGCCCGTAACCGACCCCGGCTTTTGGAGGTTCTCATGTCCCGCATTACATTGGCTTTGCTGGCTTTGATCGCCATCCCCACACTCGCGACCGCGGCCCCGCCTGCCGGCGACACCCTGCGTGCGGCGGACGAGGTTCTCATCGAACTCAACGCGGTCCCGGCCAAGTGCATCCCGCGGGCCTTGCTCGAACACGCCGAGGCGGTAGCGATCATCCCGCACGTGATCCGGGCCGGACTCATCATCGGCGGGCGGGAGGGGCACGGGGTCGTCGTCATCAAGGACCAGAAGGGGTGGGGCGACATTCGGTTCATCGAGCTGAACGGGGCCAGTGTGGGATTTCAGGCCGGCGTACAGTCGTCGGACGTCGTCCTCGTGTTCAAGACGCGGGGCGGGCTCGAACGGTTACTGGAGGGCAAGAAGAAGCTGACGCTGGGAGGAGATCTGGCGGTGGCGGCCGGCCCACTCGGACGGGAAGCGTCGGCCGAGACGGACGCGCGACTCAAAGCCGAGGTCGTCTCGTACTCCCGCAGCCACGGCCTCTTCGCGGGTGT
The DNA window shown above is from Fimbriiglobus ruber and carries:
- a CDS encoding lipid-binding SYLF domain-containing protein, with translation MSRITLALLALIAIPTLATAAPPAGDTLRAADEVLIELNAVPAKCIPRALLEHAEAVAIIPHVIRAGLIIGGREGHGVVVIKDQKGWGDIRFIELNGASVGFQAGVQSSDVVLVFKTRGGLERLLEGKKKLTLGGDLAVAAGPLGREASAETDARLKAEVVSYSRSHGLFAGVSLDGVVLSIDHATNDRFIRDAGPETHKAAEALKIKLAELTAERLPPPPVRR
- a CDS encoding response regulator, with protein sequence MTGREPAKQAQASRGTCVTDPSVAGTKTRIATEVILVVDDERMIRTLITRALQTRGYTVLDACNGHEALALARGYKGTIHLTITDVRMPGLPADEFVAQLRGDRPMVRVIYISGQFSSADLSSGLPGQQAAILPKPFSPTTLTTRVREILDAEE